Within the Rosa rugosa chromosome 2, drRosRugo1.1, whole genome shotgun sequence genome, the region CAACTACTATCTTAGCATTTTGTACTTGATATAATTCCTTGTTTTTGTGCATTGTAGCATCTTAGTTAACAAGATTAGTCTCCATTTTTTACGGACTCGTTGGTATCTgaattatttttaatttctattttgttATTCTAAATTTTTTGTCCTTGACATGCTGTTAAAATAATTAAGTGGAGACACCTTTTAAGAGGTTGTTTTACAAGGCTAACaattggtttttgtttgaattGTGGAACAGTGGGTTTTGTCTTCCAAGGAAATCAACTTCCCTTACCCTCTGGGATTGACTCTACTTCACATGATCTTCTCCTCCGTTTTATGCTTTTTACTCACCAAGGTTTTTAAGGTATTGTTGTAATTTCTATATAAAAAAAGAACGTTTTTAAGGTATTCAGGTTACAAACTTTGTGCTAAACATTGAGCCTAACATTCCAGCAGTACTCTTAAACTCATTTTATTTCCTTACAGATTTTGAAGGTTGAGGAAGGGATGACTACAGAAATGTAAGTAAAGGAGGGACTCACTTGCTGAGTTGCTGTATTTCATATTTTGTTTTCAAAGATGGTATCTGTCCATTTATCAGTCCCTTCTGTGCTACTTAAGACAACAAGTTGGATTGCAATGTTGGGTTGCTACCCGTATCTAAGTTCTCTCTGTCTTGAAGCATGTGGAGTTAATAGGGTCCCTATTATATTCTTAAATCACGGTGCCTTCTTTTGAATTTCTAAGACTCTGAAATCAGTTTCATTgatataaagaaaataaaaaggatgTACCTACTAAATCATCATTGTTGTTAttatcattttttatttatttgctgGATTTGATTGCCTGAACAATTTTGCTGGCTAGTCCCTTGCCCTCTGGCTGGTCTGTACCTTGTATATTTTTCATTAGATGATTGATCCTGTGACTGAGTCGATTGTGTCAATAGTTAATAACATTTCATATCTTTCCATTTTTGATGCTCTTCTGTTCAGAGTGTAATGAAGTTTTGGTTACGCAGATACGTGACATCAGTAATGCCAATTGGTGCAATGTTTGCAATGACTCTTTGGCTGGGAAATACTGCCTACATGTATATTTCTGTTGCATTCGCACAGATGTTGAAAGCAATCAGTAAGTTTTCACTAATTAATTTATTTCTTAATGCCTCTAACTAAAGTGTAGAGTTTAAGAATAGCTTTTTAATCTAATAAGTGGGTAAACGAGAGTGGTTATTATTAACAAATCATAATTGGGAAATACATTCTCAgaatatctgatttttttagTGACATTTGTATACAGTGCCCGTAGCTGTTTTTGTTCTTGGAGTAGCTGCAGGACTTGAGGTAATGAGCTGCAGAATGCTATTGATAATGTCAGTGATAAGTTTTGGCGTTCTGGTGGCTTCTTATGGTGAATTAAATATCAGCTGGATTGGAGTAGTTTATCAAATGGGAGGAGTTGTCGGAGAAGCCTTGAGACTTATTTTTATGGAGATTTTTGTCAAAAGGAAGGGTCTCAAATTAAATCCAATATCTGTTATGTTCTATGTTAGCCCGTGCAGGTATGCTTTTCCACTTATAAAATTCATTATCCCTTACCTTCTTGTACAATATTATAGACCTACGTGATATGAGTATTGAATTTCTATGCAGTGCTCTTTGCCTATTCATTCCATGGATATTTTTAGAGAAAACCAAGATGGAAGCAGATGCATCATGGAACTTTCCAATCGTGGTGCTAACACTTAATTCTCTGTGCACCTTTGCCCTCAACTTATCAGTCTTCCTTGTGATTACTCATACAAGTGCTTTGACCATTCGTGTTGCTGGAGTTGTCAAAGACTGGGTGGTTGTCTTAATTTCTGCCCTTCTTTTCGCTGATACAAAGCTGACTCTTATAAATCTAGTCGGTTATGCCATTGGTAAGTGTCTGAATGTACacatttttgttttaaatatatAGGAACCCTCTTATCATTTCATATGTCACATGTCCAGTCTTGGTTCGTAGTTGCGTGTTTGAGATCAGCATATTCATTTACATGATACAGAATAAGTAATTTATGTCGTAAATGATATAATATTTCGAAGTCTTTGAACCAATACTAGGAACTGATAAGTTCCTAATTTTGAAGTTAACAGTAGCTTGGTTGTTGAATATTCATTTATATCTGGTCAGAGGCTTTTTAGACAACAAACAGCATTATGTGCAACTCTTTTAAAATTGTATGAAACAGTATCAAATGATGGGATTTTTGACAGTGAAGTGAGTGAAGGGTAATGTTCTTTTGCTACACTGATTGGTATGTCATGTACAATATTAATTATCTAATGAGGTCGAGTCTTGTTTATGTGTGTGGTACCAATTTGTAGTATAACAACATAAACTACCGAACTGTCCAGTAAGGGAGAAAACTACGTGCAAAtgaataataatataaattgtAATGTTACCATTGTTTTATGCAGCCATAGCGGGTGTAGCAGCATACAATAATTTCAAGTTAAAAAAAGAAGCCTCCAGAGTCACCCCTGAAGAATCTGAAAGTTCTCAACCTCTACAGGCAGCCACAACATCAGATTCCAAGTAGAAATGTCACAGGAGCAGTTGACCTAGTTATCTTCGAGGTATGCACTAATACATTTAAAACCATATCATATTCCCAAATTGACTATTtcatcttattattattttcttggaTTCCCACATTCCACTCCCCTCGAAATAGATGAGGCTTTGTAGTACACTACTTGCATGTCGTTTTGTATTTTACATAGGTTGATGGAAATGTATGCATAATTTTATATTCCGGATTGTTGAAGCCTGTGGATAAGGTGTTCATAGTGTGTCGTTGTTGCAGCTGCTCCTGTGTTGGCAAAATTTTGCGACAGTTTGAAGCAGAACCAAGATTGCAAGTTCAAAGATGTGAAATTAACATTAATGTATCAATGTTAACActgtatcatcatcatcatcatcatcatcacaaaGATAGATACTGAGGGCATTCAAAGTCTAATGCACGTATAATCATAGATGAATTGTTTGTAAAGCAAGTGCCAGAGTCACTGTCATAGGAATACCCTGTTTATAGAATTTGGAAAATTTTGTACTTCACACATGACACATTTGTATCACTTCCTAGGCACACACGAGGCTTCCTCTTTGCAAAAATTTGTAGTCTGAACCTGGAACCTGCTTTTGCCAGGTCAAGTTTTCTCAAATTATATATATCGAAAGTTGGTTCCTTCAActatgatgaaaaaaaaaagaggtaggCTTGGCCATGTTTGAATTGTTATCATACTTGAAATGAGGTAAGGCTTGATCAAGTTTTTTTCCTGGAGTTCTGATCTTAAGACCAAATTCTAGACTCGGGCCTTGCAGTTCTCTTTGCTAGAGACTGGTGCTGCTATTTCAATTTTGTCAAGAAGGAAGGTTGTGTTGCTCGTAGAGTTAAGGACAGGAGATTTGAACTTGATACTACATTACTACATGAATGTGGCCAACAAGTTCACCACAACTGTTGTTCACAAAAGCTGCGATATCGAGATTAACACCTGACACCCAAGTCATGCATTTTAATTTAGTTAGGTACTTAGCATAAAGCTTGGAGGTGAAGAATACAACGCAAAATCGAAAGTGTAGTCCTTTGCTATGTACCAGAAGAGTGCAGCAAGGAGGAGATGCCAAGTCATCAAAAGGATGCAAGCAAAGGAATCCGGCCTATTGGATTAAGGTTATGCAAACTAATCATGTTTATCACCAAGTGATTGTAGTTCGATATTTTTAGCCAGAGCTACTCATCTAAGGAACTGTAAAGAACAAATGCATCTGATGATAATTGAGGGTAAACGcataattttaaattattttaatttCGGCATTAAAATTTTATTACATGTGATCCCTCAACAGTTCTTTAAAAATGTCTGTTTGGTAATTATTGGAGAAAATATAAATGCTAGCGGACCGCGTTTCACAGAGATTACACGTGGGCCTTAACCGCGGAAGCCCAACTAACCGAACGAGGCCCATAAACGGCTTGACGATGTACCAAGTCTACGAGATACAAAAAGGAAACAGTAgggaaaaagaaggagaagaggggACGACATGAACCCTCGAAAATCAGACCAGGagggattttgggtttggtaaGGGCGCCacagcttttcctcttcttcttcttcttctcctcttcctcacccctctctctctctctctctgcgtcTACCCGCCTTCCCCTTCAGTTACTGTTTActtttaattcaaaaaaaaaattaaattaaattaaattaaattttttcttcttcgtttttgCTGTGTGTGTTTTTTGatttcaaagagaga harbors:
- the LOC133728499 gene encoding probable sugar phosphate/phosphate translocator At3g14410; amino-acid sequence: MADRARLFCKDEVLTYSYLLLYIALSSGQIFFNKWVLSSKEINFPYPLGLTLLHMIFSSVLCFLLTKVFKILKVEEGMTTEIYVTSVMPIGAMFAMTLWLGNTAYMYISVAFAQMLKAIMPVAVFVLGVAAGLEVMSCRMLLIMSVISFGVLVASYGELNISWIGVVYQMGGVVGEALRLIFMEIFVKRKGLKLNPISVMFYVSPCSALCLFIPWIFLEKTKMEADASWNFPIVVLTLNSLCTFALNLSVFLVITHTSALTIRVAGVVKDWVVVLISALLFADTKLTLINLVGYAIAIAGVAAYNNFKLKKEASRVTPEESESSQPLQAATTSDSK